The following coding sequences are from one Phycisphaerales bacterium window:
- the sucD gene encoding succinate--CoA ligase subunit alpha, with the protein MAILVNAGTRVICQGITGSFGAVHTRGCHLYGTKMVGGVTPGKGGTKDDNGIPIFDTVDAAVKATGATATMIFVPPAFAADAILEAAYAGIPLICCITEGVPVQDMVKARAVLDEMNGNTGRETGATRKVTLVGPNCPGVITPGPKTGSGESGADPYTNAGCKIGIMPGYIHTHISQAKLGKAIGIVSRSGTLTYEAVWQTSQRGLAQSTCVGIGGDPVRGFNHIDCLRAFQDDPETHGIMMIGEIGGSDEEAAAAFIKSYVKKPVAAFIAGRTAPPGRRMGHAGAIISGGEGTADAKISALQAAGAVVAMSPADMGEAMMKAMKLG; encoded by the coding sequence ATGGCCATCCTCGTCAATGCCGGAACGCGTGTGATTTGTCAGGGGATTACGGGCTCGTTCGGGGCCGTGCACACCCGCGGGTGCCATCTGTACGGCACCAAGATGGTGGGCGGGGTGACACCCGGGAAGGGCGGGACCAAGGACGACAACGGGATCCCGATCTTTGACACGGTGGACGCGGCGGTGAAGGCGACGGGGGCGACGGCGACGATGATCTTCGTGCCGCCGGCGTTCGCGGCGGACGCGATCCTGGAGGCGGCGTACGCGGGGATCCCGCTGATCTGCTGCATCACCGAGGGCGTGCCGGTGCAGGACATGGTGAAGGCGCGGGCGGTGCTGGATGAGATGAATGGGAACACCGGTCGGGAGACCGGTGCCACCCGGAAGGTGACGCTGGTGGGGCCCAACTGCCCGGGCGTGATCACTCCAGGGCCGAAGACGGGGAGCGGTGAGAGCGGGGCGGACCCGTACACCAACGCGGGGTGCAAGATCGGCATCATGCCGGGGTACATCCACACGCACATCAGCCAGGCGAAGCTGGGCAAGGCGATCGGGATCGTGAGCCGCTCGGGTACGCTGACGTACGAGGCGGTCTGGCAGACGAGCCAGCGGGGCCTCGCGCAGAGCACGTGCGTGGGTATCGGGGGGGACCCGGTGCGCGGGTTCAACCACATCGACTGCCTGCGGGCGTTCCAGGATGATCCGGAGACGCACGGGATCATGATGATCGGGGAGATCGGCGGCAGCGACGAGGAGGCCGCGGCGGCGTTCATCAAGTCCTACGTGAAGAAGCCGGTGGCGGCGTTCATCGCTGGGCGGACGGCGCCGCCCGGGCGGCGGATGGGCCACGCGGGGGCGATTATCAGCGGCGGCGAGGGCACGGCGGACGCGAAGATCAGTGCGCTGCAGGCCGCGGGCGCGGTGGTGGCGATGAGCCCGGCGGATATGGGCGAGGCGATGATGAAGGCGATGAAGCTGGGTTGA
- a CDS encoding type II toxin-antitoxin system VapC family toxin, translating to MKVLLDTHAFVWHVAGAPEESKACREVLLSNDNQVLVSIACCWEMAIKLSTQKLDFEGPIERYVREALALYGFQLLGIELAHLSAVESMPFHHRDPFDRMLVAQALVESVPIVSRDPQLDAYGVQRIW from the coding sequence TTGAAGGTCCTGCTCGATACCCATGCATTCGTCTGGCACGTCGCCGGGGCGCCCGAGGAATCGAAGGCATGCCGTGAGGTGCTGCTGTCCAATGACAATCAGGTACTCGTCAGCATTGCGTGCTGCTGGGAGATGGCAATCAAGCTCAGCACTCAGAAGCTGGATTTCGAGGGCCCCATCGAGAGGTACGTTCGAGAGGCGCTCGCCCTATATGGGTTCCAGTTGCTTGGGATTGAGCTGGCGCACCTCTCGGCGGTCGAATCGATGCCCTTCCACCATCGTGACCCCTTCGACCGCATGCTGGTCGCGCAGGCGCTCGTAGAGAGCGTGCCGATCGTGAGCAGGGATCCGCAGTTGGATGCGTACGGCGTTCAGCGCATCTGGTGA